The sequence GAGTCTAGTAAACCAGATACCTGAAGGCCCGCTGAGGCCTCAGCATGACCTCACCAATCTCCAAGGAAGCGGCTCCTCAGACCGGAGCCCCGCGACTCCGATTCGCCGTCCAGAAACACTGGGCCAGAAATCTCCACTACGATTTCCGACTGGAAATTGGGGCGGCCCTCGTCTCGTGGGCGGTGCCGAAGGGGCCAAGCAAAGATCCCAAGGTGAAGCGGCTCGCGATTCATGTTGAGGACCACCCGCTCGACTACCTTCTGTTCGAGGGAACCCTTCCTGAGGGTGACTACGGCGCAGGCGAAGTTATCGTGTGGGATTTCGGCGAGTTTGAGGTGGTCGGACCCGCAGGAAACGAAGCAGCTGCAGCGCTCCGAGACGGCATCATCCGATTCGTCCTGTATGGCACGAAACTTCGGGGACAATGGGCCATGATACGAACGAGAATGGGAGGGGGACGTCGTGAGAATTGGCTCTTGCAGAAGATGGATGACGAATTCGCGGAAGCAGATTACAACCCGGAAACCGAGCCGGCATCCGCTTTGTCCGGCAAGGTTCCCCGGCGTTGACGTGACTCAGCGAAGAGAATTCTTCGGGACGCGAGCCGTCTATGCGGCTTCCTTCGCCGCGGGAAATGCTACCAGATGCTCTATTGTCTCCCTGACGTTCAACGAGACCTCTCAAGGTCTACGATTTCAGACCTTCATCAGATTTGTCATAGGCCTTCTGAGAGTTGGTGGGACGCGGACTGCAGGGCAGCGGTGAGGACGCAACAGTACTCCTACCAGGCCCAGCCTCATGACACGGTAATGACGATCTTGGCTCGCGGGTGTCCCTCTCCGAGGTACCGGATCGCCTCGGGCACCTGGCTCAAAGGAAACTGCCGGTCAACGATAGGCGTGACCTTCCCGGCATCAACGAGTTCGTTCACGGCAAGTAGATCCGCGTTGCTGTGCTTCGCGATAAACGTGACCTGCTTTCGCCTCAGTAATCGCGACACCACAGGCGTTAGGAGCAAGGGAAGGACGGATGGCTTCTCGCGGCTCGATTGTCCAGCCAGCACGAGAATCCCGTTTGGATTGAGTAATCGCCTGCAATCCGATAACGGATGACTCATGGCGACGTCGAAGATCAGGTCATAACGCTGCCCGTCTCGGGTGAAATCCTCCCGGGTGTAGTCGATGACCCGGTCCGCACCGATCGATCGGACCATGTCCACGTTCTTTGGGCTGCAGACGCCCGTCACGTCGGCTCGGAATGACTTGGCGATCTGCACGGCGAACGTACCGACGCCTCCCGACGCGCCGTTGATCAAGACCTTCTGCCCCGGTCGAATCTGTCCTTTGTCCCGAAGGCCCTGCAGGGCGGTCTCGGCCGCCACTGGGATCGCCGCGGCCTGCTCGAACGTGAGACGCTTCGGTTTCGGTACGAAGTGCTTCTCCTTGCCGCAGACGTATTCGGCAAAGGCGCCGCTGCGCATGCCGTATACCTCGTCGCCGGGTCGAGAGCGCGTCACGTTCGTGCCGACCGCTTCGATGTGCCCCGCCACATCGACGCCCGGGACGGGGCTCTTCGGTCGGCGCAGCCCGGTCGTCAGGCGGATGACGGACGGGATGCCGCGCATGAGGTGCCAGTCAAGCGCATTGACGGAAGCCGCTCGAACCCGTACCAACACGCCGTCGTCATCGACCACCGGCTTCTCGATCTCTCGGAGTTCGAATACATCCGGTGAGCCATACCCGGTTTGAACGATCGCCTTCATCGTACTTCCGTGAGCCGGCGCGCCGGCGGCCATCTCCTCCTCCTTGATTAGAAGCTCCGACCGGTCCATGGGCGATCGCTCCAATCTGGCGGATGCCCTCCTACGTGATAAGATTACCTCGCGCCGTGAGACCGCCAAGGACCGGAGCGTACCTTGTTGTTTCGAGCGTGGCCCGGGCCTCCTGCAACGGTCCGATTCCAGATTCACGAAGTCGCTCAGCAGGAAGGTGCAGGACGGCTCGGAGACAGGGCGCCGCCGCACTGACCAAGCGGGCTCACTGGGAAGAGTCGGATCGTTTGCAGATAGTTAATTAGATGGCTACTGAATTCCACGAGTGTATCCACGAGTGGCTTTAGGCTTTCTATGGCGGAACTATCGTTCAACGGCAGGCGTCTCTTAATCGCGTTGGTCGTGAATGTCGCGATTGGCGTTTTTCTGACACCACTCGGACCGTTCGAGACTCGCCCGGTCTCGGCGCTCCGGTCCCCCACCTGGCCTGCCACGTTCGTTGTTGGGATGGTCCTGAACCTCGCTTGCGCCGTTGCTCTCTTCGCCCGAGATCGGGAGGCTTCGGTCCTAGCCGTCGTCGCCTCGATCTTTTTCATCGTGCCGATAGCTGCCGACCAAACTGGGTTGTTCATGTCCCTGCCGCCTCCTCCCGCGATCTCCATCCTCGAACTAGCCACGGTACTGGTCGCGGCACTCGTCATCTTCTATGGTTCAAAGGTCTATCGAGAGACCACGGCGGGGAAACGACTCAGCGCCTGACGTCGAACCATCTCTCTTCAGGTCGCGGTTGGAAGCCGAAGCTCCTCTGGACCTTCATCGCCTCGCGATCTTGACCCACGATGTTGGGATCAGACCGATGACAAGATCGGATTGAGTCGTCGGTCCATCGCACGGACGGGCTCGTCCGCGGACGAAAGCCCTGGACGTGTTCCACTTAGGGATCAAGGCCTTGGTATCATCCGCGACGACCGACGTCTCCTGTGGGCAATCCACGCCGCGCCGACTCCGGCCGGACCGATGATGGTACCGACGACCGCAATCACCAACAGCGGTGACGCGGGGGCCCGATGCCCCGAGATCGGAATGGCGACGCTCGGTGTGCCTACGACATCGCCAAGGTGCACAATGTCGGTCCCGTAGATCCGAACGCCCAGCACGAAGACGCTTGCTCCGAGGCTGAACGAGAGCTGCGGTTCGTAGACGAGCAACGCTTCCTTCTCTCCGTCGAATCGGTCGGT is a genomic window of Thermoplasmata archaeon containing:
- a CDS encoding DNA polymerase ligase N-terminal domain-containing protein, yielding MTSPISKEAAPQTGAPRLRFAVQKHWARNLHYDFRLEIGAALVSWAVPKGPSKDPKVKRLAIHVEDHPLDYLLFEGTLPEGDYGAGEVIVWDFGEFEVVGPAGNEAAAALRDGIIRFVLYGTKLRGQWAMIRTRMGGGRRENWLLQKMDDEFAEADYNPETEPASALSGKVPRR
- a CDS encoding NAD(P)-dependent alcohol dehydrogenase produces the protein MKAIVQTGYGSPDVFELREIEKPVVDDDGVLVRVRAASVNALDWHLMRGIPSVIRLTTGLRRPKSPVPGVDVAGHIEAVGTNVTRSRPGDEVYGMRSGAFAEYVCGKEKHFVPKPKRLTFEQAAAIPVAAETALQGLRDKGQIRPGQKVLINGASGGVGTFAVQIAKSFRADVTGVCSPKNVDMVRSIGADRVIDYTREDFTRDGQRYDLIFDVAMSHPLSDCRRLLNPNGILVLAGQSSREKPSVLPLLLTPVVSRLLRRKQVTFIAKHSNADLLAVNELVDAGKVTPIVDRQFPLSQVPEAIRYLGEGHPRAKIVITVS